A region from the Sandaracinus amylolyticus genome encodes:
- a CDS encoding cytochrome c3 family protein: MQIFPRSLNLLPLVAAVALAVGGGVVTFIVAYYFSYWNTQVGYAPVQPVPFSHRLHAGQLGMDCRYCHANVERSPEAMIPPTQTCMGCHSVVRTESAALAPVRESWETGEPIEWVRVHNLPDHAYFDHSIHLSIGVGCATCHGRIDQMEVVTNQTPLSMSWCLDCHRNPEPNLRPVSEITNMAWEREEGEEITYARYALPPETCSGCHR; this comes from the coding sequence ATGCAGATATTCCCGAGGTCCCTCAACCTGCTGCCTCTGGTCGCCGCGGTGGCGCTCGCGGTCGGCGGCGGCGTGGTGACGTTCATCGTCGCCTACTACTTCTCGTACTGGAACACGCAGGTCGGCTACGCCCCGGTCCAGCCGGTGCCGTTCAGCCATCGCCTGCACGCGGGCCAGCTCGGGATGGACTGCCGCTACTGCCACGCGAACGTGGAGCGGTCGCCCGAAGCGATGATCCCGCCGACGCAGACCTGCATGGGCTGCCACTCGGTGGTGCGCACCGAGTCCGCGGCGCTCGCGCCGGTGCGTGAGAGCTGGGAGACCGGCGAGCCGATCGAGTGGGTGCGCGTCCACAACCTTCCGGACCACGCGTACTTCGATCACTCGATCCACCTGAGCATCGGTGTCGGCTGCGCCACGTGCCACGGCCGCATCGATCAGATGGAAGTGGTGACGAACCAGACGCCGCTCTCGATGAGCTGGTGTCTCGACTGTCACCGCAACCCCGAGCCGAACCTCCGGCCGGTCAGCGAGATCACGAACATGGCGTGGGAGCGCGAGGAGGGCGAGGAGATCACGTACGCCCGCTACGCGCTGCCGCCGGAGACCTGTTCGGGGTGCCACCGATGA
- a CDS encoding 4Fe-4S dicluster domain-containing protein, whose amino-acid sequence MSKRPAITHSNALPKGAPLAWRSIEERLDPKRFQELAASEPGVQVEKSDLITIGKKSADSSESKGGVNRRQFLTLSGAAAAAAAMSGCARRPVEHILPYTRQPEYVVPGVPLHYATVLPRRSDVIGVLVESHEGRPTKIEGNSLHPGSHPGAEERGEPQHGGTDLQTQAQILNLYDMDRGAHVMRGAGDERAASSWSDFDEFFAEHLRGLEASAGEGLRFLMEPTTSPTLVAAKQALAGRFPQARFHSYSPISDWNALEGARIAYGRPLHTVPDFSRARVIVSLDSDFLLTESGNPRFQHLFADGRRFMNAEGAREMNRLYVVEPGVSVTGANADHRIRVASQDVGTFARALARALGASGVDVSTVQGGLGEPAALEGVNVEAIARDLARNRGRSAIVVGARQPAWVHALAHALNAALDNLGQTIALHEVLDAAAHGEGAQDPNADLRALVADMGANRVSTLVMLGGNPVYDAPHDLGFRDALAGVANKIHLSSHDNETSILCDWYLPQTHELESWGDHRALDGAYAIQQPLIAPLRGGRNAIELVGLASGERSWRAYHAVRRTFAQIAPGDAFDRAWRAALQRGVVAGSPTTLARDAAPNGATVSQAVQQGAGQRAELGESSWEVSFVPDNKLLDGRWANNPWLLELPDPISKVSWDNAALISWGSARQLGVRNGDVVRIERDGIDAIEIPVVIVPGTADRCVVLSLGWGRTRGGTYANDHGVDVYPARLAETFWFGAGYRVSRAGRRSAISLQQEHHSMEGRPLAIDATVEEYIAQPDFGQWGIPTPTTPPLWEEVDYTEPQPPAQGGTSWSLLPEGRQAPDDAPPRHAWGMTIDLTTCTGCNACVIACIAENNIPMVGKEQVARGREMHWLRIDRYFTERQIDPWAARDTVYDVVDEDHLEVAFQPMACQHCEEAPCENVCPVNATVHSPEGINEMAYNRCIGTRYCANNCPYKVRRFNYLAYAGDVPELQRMQFNPNVSVRMRGVMEKCTYCIQRIESVRIHAHNEGRRIRQGELITACAQACPSNAIFFGDLNDADAEVTRWAHVDRQYKVLADVGTQPRTTYAGRIRNPNPEMV is encoded by the coding sequence ATGAGCAAGCGTCCTGCGATCACCCACTCCAACGCTCTCCCGAAGGGCGCGCCGCTCGCGTGGCGCAGCATCGAGGAGCGCCTGGATCCGAAGCGCTTCCAGGAGCTCGCGGCGAGCGAGCCCGGCGTGCAGGTCGAGAAGAGCGACCTGATCACGATCGGGAAGAAGAGCGCCGACTCGAGCGAGAGCAAGGGCGGCGTCAATCGACGCCAGTTCCTCACGCTCTCGGGCGCGGCGGCGGCTGCGGCGGCGATGAGCGGCTGTGCGCGCCGTCCCGTCGAGCACATCCTGCCGTACACGCGCCAGCCCGAGTACGTCGTGCCGGGCGTGCCGCTGCACTACGCGACGGTGTTGCCGCGCCGCAGCGACGTCATCGGCGTGCTCGTCGAGTCGCACGAGGGGCGCCCGACGAAGATCGAGGGCAACTCGCTGCACCCCGGCAGCCACCCCGGCGCCGAGGAGCGCGGTGAGCCGCAGCACGGCGGCACCGACCTGCAGACGCAGGCGCAGATCCTCAACCTCTACGACATGGATCGCGGCGCCCACGTGATGCGTGGCGCGGGCGACGAGCGCGCGGCGTCGTCGTGGAGCGACTTCGACGAGTTCTTCGCGGAGCACCTCCGCGGGCTCGAGGCGAGCGCGGGCGAGGGCCTCCGTTTCCTGATGGAGCCGACGACGTCGCCGACGCTCGTCGCGGCGAAGCAGGCGCTCGCGGGCCGCTTCCCCCAGGCGCGCTTCCACTCGTACTCGCCGATCTCCGACTGGAACGCGCTCGAGGGCGCGCGCATCGCGTACGGGCGTCCGCTGCACACCGTGCCGGACTTCTCGCGCGCTCGCGTGATCGTCTCGCTCGACAGCGACTTCCTGCTGACCGAGAGCGGCAATCCGCGCTTCCAGCACCTGTTCGCCGATGGCCGCCGCTTCATGAACGCGGAAGGCGCGCGCGAGATGAACCGCCTCTACGTCGTGGAGCCGGGCGTCTCGGTGACCGGCGCGAACGCGGATCACCGCATCCGCGTCGCGTCGCAGGACGTCGGCACCTTCGCGCGCGCGCTCGCTCGTGCGCTCGGCGCGTCGGGCGTGGACGTCTCGACGGTGCAGGGCGGGCTCGGTGAGCCGGCGGCGCTCGAGGGCGTGAACGTCGAGGCCATCGCGCGCGACCTCGCGCGCAACCGCGGCCGCTCGGCGATCGTCGTCGGCGCGCGCCAGCCCGCGTGGGTGCACGCGCTCGCGCACGCGCTCAACGCGGCGCTCGACAACCTCGGTCAGACCATCGCGCTGCACGAGGTGCTCGACGCTGCGGCTCACGGTGAAGGTGCGCAGGATCCGAACGCGGATCTGCGCGCGCTCGTCGCCGACATGGGCGCGAACCGCGTGAGCACGCTCGTGATGCTCGGCGGCAATCCGGTCTACGACGCGCCGCACGACCTCGGGTTCCGCGACGCGCTCGCGGGTGTCGCGAACAAGATCCACCTCTCGTCGCACGACAACGAGACGTCGATCCTCTGCGACTGGTACCTGCCGCAGACGCACGAGCTCGAGAGCTGGGGCGACCACCGCGCGCTCGATGGTGCGTACGCGATCCAGCAGCCGCTGATCGCGCCGCTCCGCGGCGGGCGCAACGCGATCGAGCTCGTCGGGCTCGCGTCGGGTGAGCGCAGCTGGCGCGCGTACCACGCGGTGCGCCGCACCTTCGCGCAGATCGCGCCCGGCGACGCGTTCGATCGCGCGTGGCGCGCGGCGCTGCAGCGTGGTGTTGTCGCGGGCTCGCCCACGACGCTCGCGCGCGACGCGGCGCCGAACGGCGCGACGGTCTCGCAGGCCGTGCAGCAGGGCGCGGGTCAGCGCGCGGAGCTCGGTGAGTCGAGCTGGGAAGTCTCGTTCGTCCCGGACAACAAGCTCCTCGACGGCCGCTGGGCGAACAACCCGTGGCTGCTCGAGCTGCCCGATCCGATCTCGAAGGTCAGCTGGGACAACGCCGCGCTCATCTCGTGGGGCTCCGCGCGCCAGCTCGGCGTGCGCAACGGCGACGTCGTGCGCATCGAGCGCGACGGCATCGACGCGATCGAGATCCCGGTCGTGATCGTGCCGGGCACCGCGGACCGCTGCGTCGTCCTCTCGCTCGGCTGGGGCCGCACGCGCGGCGGCACGTACGCGAACGACCACGGCGTCGACGTCTACCCGGCGCGCCTCGCCGAGACCTTCTGGTTCGGCGCGGGCTACCGCGTGTCGCGCGCGGGCCGTCGCTCCGCGATCTCGCTCCAGCAGGAGCACCACTCGATGGAAGGCCGCCCGCTCGCGATCGACGCGACGGTCGAGGAGTACATCGCGCAGCCCGACTTCGGTCAGTGGGGCATCCCCACGCCGACGACTCCGCCGCTCTGGGAGGAGGTCGACTACACCGAGCCGCAGCCGCCCGCGCAGGGCGGCACGAGCTGGTCGCTGCTGCCCGAGGGTCGTCAGGCGCCGGACGACGCGCCCCCGCGCCACGCGTGGGGCATGACGATCGACCTCACGACGTGCACCGGCTGCAACGCGTGCGTCATCGCCTGCATCGCCGAGAACAACATCCCGATGGTCGGCAAGGAGCAGGTCGCGCGCGGTCGCGAGATGCACTGGCTGCGCATCGATCGCTACTTCACGGAGCGCCAGATCGATCCGTGGGCCGCGCGCGACACCGTCTACGACGTCGTCGACGAGGACCACCTCGAGGTCGCGTTCCAGCCGATGGCCTGCCAGCACTGCGAAGAGGCCCCCTGCGAGAACGTGTGCCCCGTCAACGCGACGGTGCACTCGCCCGAGGGCATCAACGAGATGGCCTACAACCGGTGCATCGGAACGCGCTACTGCGCGAACAACTGCCCGTACAAGGTCCGTCGCTTCAACTACCTCGCGTACGCGGGTGACGTGCCGGAGCTGCAGCGCATGCAGTTCAATCCGAACGTCAGCGTGCGAATGCGCGGCGTGATGGAGAAGTGCACGTACTGCATCCAGCGCATCGAGTCGGTGCGCATCCACGCGCACAACGAGGGTCGCCGCATCCGCCAGGGCGAGCTGATCACCGCGTGCGCGCAGGCGTGCCCGAGCAACGCGATCTTCTTCGGTGACCTCAACGACGCCGACGCGGAAGTGACGCGTTGGGCGCACGTGGATCGCCAGTACAAGGTGCTGGCCGACGTCGGCACGCAGCCCCGGACGACCTACGCGGGTCGCATCCGGAACCCGAACCCGGAGATGGTGTGA
- the nrfD gene encoding NrfD/PsrC family molybdoenzyme membrane anchor subunit — protein sequence MAGSKPIRELGEGYLATPGTSFHDVTEIVSRVTETKAPRGWWILFGIAVSITGLLGATLAYLLWTGIGVWGNNSPVAWAWDITNFVWWIGIGHAGTLISAVLFLFRQYWRTAINRFSEAMTIFAVICALMFPTIHTGRPWHIYYPLPIPNGMNIWPNFKSPLLWDVFAVSTYFTVSLLFWYVGLIPDFATLRDRTKNKVRQLVYGFLALGWRGSNRHWSNYERSYLILAALSTPLVLSVHSVVSFDFATSVEPGWHTTIFPPYFVAGAVFSGFAMVMTLLLIARTVFNLHDLVQMRHLEMMNKIILTTGSLVGYAYAMEFFIAWYSGNPYERYVFLNRAFGDYWWAYWSMITCNVLVPQTYWFRSLRTNLPWMFVASILVNIGMWFERFVIIVTTLHRDYLPSSWGNFSPTIVDWTTYLGSIGLFFTLFLLFIRWIPMIAIAEVKMVLPQADPHAEDHHDDHEHAPAVRGPAVMKTGEA from the coding sequence ATGGCTGGGAGCAAGCCCATCAGGGAGCTCGGCGAGGGCTACCTCGCGACTCCCGGCACGTCGTTCCACGACGTCACGGAGATCGTCAGTCGAGTCACCGAGACGAAGGCGCCGCGAGGATGGTGGATCCTCTTCGGCATCGCGGTCTCGATCACCGGTCTTCTCGGCGCGACGCTCGCGTACCTGCTGTGGACCGGCATCGGCGTGTGGGGCAACAACAGCCCCGTCGCGTGGGCCTGGGACATCACGAACTTCGTGTGGTGGATCGGTATCGGTCACGCCGGCACGCTGATCTCCGCAGTCCTCTTCCTGTTCCGGCAGTACTGGCGCACTGCGATCAACCGCTTCTCCGAAGCGATGACGATCTTCGCAGTCATCTGCGCACTGATGTTCCCGACGATCCACACCGGTCGTCCGTGGCACATCTACTATCCGCTGCCGATCCCGAACGGGATGAACATCTGGCCGAACTTCAAGTCCCCGTTGCTGTGGGACGTGTTCGCCGTCTCGACGTACTTCACCGTCTCTCTGCTGTTCTGGTACGTCGGTCTGATCCCCGACTTCGCCACGCTGCGTGATCGGACGAAGAACAAGGTTCGTCAGCTCGTGTACGGATTCCTCGCGCTCGGCTGGCGCGGCTCGAATCGTCACTGGTCGAACTACGAGCGCTCGTATCTGATCCTCGCGGCGCTCTCGACTCCGCTCGTCCTCTCCGTGCACTCGGTCGTTTCGTTCGACTTCGCGACGTCGGTCGAGCCCGGCTGGCACACGACGATCTTCCCGCCGTACTTCGTCGCGGGCGCCGTCTTCAGCGGCTTCGCGATGGTCATGACGCTCCTGCTCATCGCTCGCACGGTGTTCAACCTGCACGACCTCGTGCAGATGCGGCACCTCGAGATGATGAACAAGATCATCCTCACGACCGGCAGCCTCGTCGGATACGCGTACGCGATGGAGTTCTTCATCGCTTGGTACTCGGGCAATCCGTACGAGCGCTACGTCTTCCTCAATCGCGCCTTCGGCGATTACTGGTGGGCGTACTGGTCGATGATCACGTGCAACGTGCTCGTGCCGCAGACCTACTGGTTCCGGTCGCTGCGCACGAACCTGCCGTGGATGTTCGTCGCGTCGATCCTCGTCAACATCGGTATGTGGTTCGAGCGCTTCGTCATCATCGTGACGACGCTGCACCGCGATTACCTGCCGAGCTCCTGGGGCAACTTCTCGCCCACGATCGTCGACTGGACGACGTACCTCGGGTCGATCGGCCTCTTCTTCACGCTCTTCCTGCTCTTCATCCGGTGGATCCCGATGATCGCGATCGCCGAGGTGAAGATGGTCCTGCCGCAGGCCGATCCGCACGCGGAGGACCACCACGACGATCACGAGCACGCCCCCGCGGTGCGCGGTCCCGCGGTGATGAAGACCGGGGAGGCCTGA
- a CDS encoding DUF3341 domain-containing protein — MASDHDHDDEGYRESKRATQKRPLLYLAEFETPGKVMHAAEKVRDAGYKRWDVHTPFPVHGMDKAMGMPDSKLGWIVLACGLTGCTVAFSLIMWTNGIDYPLVIGGKPPGAFPSMVPVMFELTILLSAFGAVFGMLGLNQLPRHHHPVFYSDRFDRATDDRFFISIEAADEKFDLEDTRALLESLGASHLELIQEEA, encoded by the coding sequence ATGGCATCCGATCACGATCACGACGACGAAGGCTATCGCGAGTCGAAGCGCGCGACGCAGAAGCGTCCGCTCCTCTACCTCGCCGAGTTCGAGACCCCGGGCAAGGTGATGCACGCGGCCGAGAAGGTGCGTGACGCCGGCTACAAGCGCTGGGACGTCCACACGCCGTTCCCGGTGCACGGGATGGACAAGGCGATGGGCATGCCCGACTCGAAGCTCGGGTGGATCGTGCTCGCGTGCGGTCTCACGGGCTGCACGGTCGCGTTCTCGCTCATCATGTGGACGAACGGCATCGACTACCCGCTCGTCATCGGCGGCAAGCCGCCGGGCGCGTTCCCGTCGATGGTGCCGGTGATGTTCGAGCTCACCATCCTGCTCAGCGCGTTCGGCGCCGTGTTCGGGATGCTCGGGCTCAACCAGCTCCCGCGCCACCACCACCCGGTCTTCTATTCGGACCGCTTCGACCGCGCGACGGACGACCGCTTCTTCATCTCGATCGAGGCGGCGGACGAGAAGTTCGACCTCGAGGACACGCGCGCGCTGCTCGAGTCGCTCGGTGCGTCGCACCTCGAGCTCATCCAGGAGGAAGCGTGA
- a CDS encoding c-type cytochrome, with product MVRRMLTAASLVLALGACRGQTSSEPPIVPLRGMHEMPRYDAQEASRYFEDGRTMRPPVEGTIAREMVIDPAVAEGVDDAGGYVMTIPEDVVRGAGGLDALLERGHSRYDIYCSPCHAYTGDGRGMVTQRAESIGATFAAANLHDDRLRHAPDGQIYATITNGIRTMPAYRAQVPVADRWAIVAYVRALQLSQSDARTAALAPAQGTTETVR from the coding sequence ATGGTCCGCCGGATGCTCACCGCCGCGAGCCTGGTGCTCGCTCTGGGCGCGTGCCGCGGCCAGACCTCGTCGGAGCCGCCGATCGTCCCGCTCCGCGGCATGCACGAGATGCCGCGCTACGACGCGCAGGAAGCGTCGCGCTACTTCGAGGACGGACGCACGATGCGCCCGCCGGTCGAGGGCACGATCGCGCGCGAGATGGTGATCGATCCCGCGGTGGCCGAGGGCGTCGACGACGCGGGCGGCTACGTGATGACGATCCCCGAGGACGTCGTGCGCGGCGCCGGTGGTCTCGATGCGCTGCTCGAGCGCGGCCACTCGCGCTACGACATCTACTGCAGCCCCTGTCACGCGTACACGGGTGACGGGCGCGGTATGGTCACCCAGCGCGCCGAGTCGATCGGCGCGACGTTCGCCGCCGCGAACCTCCACGACGACCGCCTGCGCCACGCGCCCGACGGTCAGATCTACGCGACGATCACGAACGGCATCCGCACGATGCCCGCGTATCGCGCGCAGGTCCCCGTCGCGGATCGCTGGGCGATCGTCGCGTACGTTCGCGCGCTCCAGCTCAGCCAGTCGGACGCGCGCACCGCAGCGCTCGCGCCCGCGCAGGGAACGACGGAGACGGTTCGATGA
- a CDS encoding SCO family protein: MSTRLAAAIALLPLLLGASSSIARAQTAPIRPEIPAGTVPDEIPGVGVDEQFERAVPMDAVLVDHEGRRVRLGDFFDGERPVVLTLVYHQCASFCDMALRAFADQLQQQPWTAGVEYDVVTLSIDPRDTQGDTLRDARARILGRYGRDEAQRGWHFLGGTEQEIRRVADAVGYRYHWDERTQQFAHPGAMVILQPSGAPSRYLYGLEIPFNDVRIGLAEASEGNHLATAERVIRATLLYCYRWDHSDGRYVLAAWRIMRGGGVLTVLILGGFLFTFWRRERRRGASKKTSTAAPSISDVATTTDASAAARPRES, encoded by the coding sequence ATGTCGACCCGCCTGGCTGCTGCGATCGCGCTGCTGCCGCTCCTCCTCGGAGCGAGCAGCTCGATCGCGCGCGCCCAGACGGCGCCGATTCGTCCCGAGATCCCGGCGGGCACCGTGCCTGACGAGATCCCCGGCGTCGGTGTCGACGAGCAGTTCGAGCGCGCGGTCCCGATGGACGCGGTGCTCGTCGATCACGAGGGGCGTCGCGTTCGTCTCGGCGACTTCTTCGACGGCGAGCGCCCCGTCGTGCTGACGCTCGTCTATCACCAGTGCGCGAGCTTCTGCGACATGGCGCTCCGCGCGTTCGCGGATCAGCTCCAGCAGCAGCCGTGGACCGCGGGCGTCGAGTACGACGTCGTCACGCTGAGCATCGATCCGCGCGACACGCAGGGCGACACGCTGCGCGACGCGCGCGCGCGCATCCTCGGCCGCTACGGCCGCGACGAAGCGCAGCGCGGCTGGCACTTCCTCGGCGGCACCGAGCAGGAGATCCGTCGCGTCGCGGACGCGGTCGGCTACCGCTACCACTGGGACGAGCGCACGCAGCAGTTCGCGCATCCCGGCGCGATGGTCATCCTCCAGCCCTCGGGCGCGCCGTCGCGATATCTCTACGGGCTCGAGATTCCGTTCAACGACGTGCGCATCGGCCTCGCGGAGGCGAGCGAGGGAAACCACCTTGCCACCGCCGAGCGCGTGATCCGCGCGACGCTCCTCTACTGCTATCGCTGGGATCACAGCGACGGTCGTTACGTCCTCGCGGCGTGGCGCATCATGCGCGGCGGCGGCGTCCTCACCGTGCTGATCCTCGGCGGGTTCCTCTTCACGTTCTGGCGCCGCGAGCGCCGACGCGGCGCCTCGAAGAAGACGTCGACCGCCGCGCCTTCCATCTCCGACGTAGCTACGACGACCGACGCGAGCGCGGCTGCGCGCCCGCGAGAGAGCTGA
- a CDS encoding cytochrome c oxidase subunit II: MDEQEYITHPTTQLPPQLSTFAPEVDWVYDFIFWISVVFFVGIIAATLYFMWAYRRRPGVKSEPTGHHNALELFWTFAPLILLVLMFHWGFQAYMVQANAPDDAYNVRVRARQWAWEFEHPNGITEDNELHVPAGQPVRLIMSSSDVLHSFYVPDYRIKRDAVPGMFTSLWFEAIERTDVTPEGDLSRPDARRVWYRNQVFCTEYCGAGGSWGDNAGHATMYAQILVQRPEDFQEFITNPPPPMCGDHPCTPPEWGEQLFSQKGCTACHAREEGAPQLAGPNLHGLFGRQERLQDGSTVSVDEAYVRHSILEPRAQVVEGFNPVMPNIRFSEQQLDALVTYLQTL, encoded by the coding sequence ATGGACGAGCAGGAATACATCACCCATCCGACGACGCAGCTGCCCCCGCAGCTCTCGACGTTCGCGCCGGAAGTCGACTGGGTCTACGACTTCATCTTCTGGATCAGCGTCGTGTTCTTCGTCGGCATCATCGCCGCGACGCTGTATTTCATGTGGGCGTATCGCCGTCGCCCCGGCGTGAAGTCGGAGCCGACGGGGCACCACAACGCGCTCGAGCTCTTCTGGACGTTCGCACCGCTGATCCTGCTGGTGCTGATGTTCCACTGGGGCTTCCAGGCGTACATGGTCCAGGCGAACGCGCCCGACGACGCCTACAACGTTCGCGTCCGCGCCCGTCAGTGGGCGTGGGAGTTCGAGCATCCGAACGGCATCACCGAGGACAACGAGCTGCACGTGCCCGCAGGGCAGCCGGTGCGACTCATCATGTCGTCGTCGGACGTGCTCCACTCGTTCTACGTGCCCGACTACCGCATCAAGCGCGACGCGGTCCCCGGCATGTTCACCTCGCTGTGGTTCGAGGCGATCGAACGCACCGACGTGACGCCCGAGGGTGATCTCTCGCGTCCCGACGCGCGCCGCGTCTGGTATCGCAACCAGGTCTTCTGCACCGAGTACTGCGGCGCGGGCGGCAGCTGGGGCGACAACGCGGGCCACGCGACGATGTACGCGCAGATCCTCGTGCAGCGTCCCGAGGACTTCCAGGAGTTCATCACGAACCCGCCGCCCCCGATGTGCGGCGATCATCCGTGCACGCCGCCCGAGTGGGGCGAGCAGCTGTTCTCGCAGAAGGGCTGCACCGCGTGCCACGCGCGCGAAGAGGGCGCGCCGCAGCTCGCGGGCCCGAACCTCCACGGTCTCTTCGGTCGCCAGGAGCGCCTCCAGGACGGCTCCACCGTGTCGGTCGACGAGGCGTACGTGCGGCACTCGATCCTCGAGCCGCGCGCTCAGGTGGTCGAGGGGTTCAACCCCGTGATGCCGAACATCCGGTTCAGCGAGCAGCAGCTCGATGCGCTCGTGACCTACCTGCAGACGCTCTGA
- the ctaD gene encoding cytochrome c oxidase subunit I, whose protein sequence is MTAQAGATHPTSHDHAHDDADYLRASSGFRSWAMTLDHKRIGIMYLVAVLTAFLAGGIFALIVRTELLWPGRTIVDPDTYNKAFTLHGAIMVFLFIIPSIPAALGNFFLPLMLGAKDVAFPRLNLASFYIYVFGAIFALFSIVTSAVDTGWTFYTPYSTQTGTAVIAMTLGAFILGFSSILTGVNFIATVHKLRAPGLHWKRLPLFVWSIYATSVIQVLATPVLAITLLLLIMERALTLGIFDPRLGGDPVLFQHFFWFYSHPAVYIMILPGMAVVSELIATFSRRKIFGYMFVAMSSVALALLAFLVWAHHMFVAGMSEYAVMVFSGLTFLVAIPSAVKVFNWVATLYKGSVSFESPMLYGLAFIVLFTVGGLTGLPLATIVTDVHLHDTYYVVAHFHYVMVGGTVFGFVGGLHYWWPKMTGKLYNERLAQIAFSLVFTGFNVTFFTQFLLGSHGMPRRYYDYLDQYQPLHGFSSFGSYILGVGFVIMLWMFIQSLMRGPKSPPNPWGSAAFEWQTSSPPIAHNFHETPIVTRGPYDYHLATEEELYTGFPEDRVERVTAKTEKEEG, encoded by the coding sequence ATGACGGCTCAGGCAGGGGCGACCCACCCGACTTCGCACGATCACGCGCACGACGACGCGGACTACCTCCGCGCGTCGAGCGGCTTCCGCTCGTGGGCGATGACGCTCGACCACAAGCGCATCGGCATCATGTACCTCGTGGCGGTGCTCACCGCGTTCCTCGCGGGCGGCATCTTCGCGCTCATCGTGCGCACCGAGCTGCTCTGGCCCGGCCGCACGATCGTGGACCCGGACACCTACAACAAGGCGTTCACGCTCCACGGCGCGATCATGGTGTTCCTCTTCATCATCCCGAGCATCCCCGCGGCGCTCGGGAACTTCTTCCTGCCGCTGATGCTCGGCGCGAAGGACGTCGCGTTCCCGCGGCTCAACCTCGCGTCGTTCTACATCTACGTGTTCGGCGCCATCTTCGCGCTCTTCAGCATCGTCACGAGCGCGGTCGACACGGGCTGGACCTTCTACACGCCGTACTCGACGCAGACCGGCACCGCCGTCATCGCGATGACGCTCGGCGCGTTCATCCTCGGCTTCTCGTCGATCCTCACCGGCGTCAACTTCATCGCGACGGTGCACAAGCTCCGCGCGCCCGGCCTGCACTGGAAGCGCCTGCCGCTCTTCGTGTGGTCGATCTACGCGACGAGCGTCATCCAGGTGCTCGCGACGCCGGTCCTCGCGATCACGCTGCTCCTGCTCATCATGGAGCGCGCGCTCACGCTGGGCATCTTCGACCCGCGCCTCGGCGGCGACCCGGTGCTCTTCCAGCACTTCTTCTGGTTCTACTCGCACCCGGCCGTCTACATCATGATCCTGCCCGGCATGGCCGTGGTCAGCGAGCTCATCGCGACCTTCAGCCGCCGCAAGATCTTCGGCTACATGTTCGTCGCGATGAGCTCGGTGGCGCTCGCGCTGCTCGCGTTCCTCGTGTGGGCCCACCACATGTTCGTCGCGGGCATGAGCGAGTACGCCGTCATGGTGTTCTCGGGCCTGACCTTCCTCGTCGCGATCCCCTCGGCCGTGAAGGTCTTCAACTGGGTCGCGACGCTCTACAAGGGCTCGGTCTCGTTCGAGTCGCCGATGCTCTACGGCCTCGCGTTCATCGTGCTCTTCACGGTGGGCGGGCTGACCGGTCTGCCGCTCGCGACGATCGTCACCGACGTCCACCTGCACGACACCTACTACGTCGTCGCGCACTTCCACTACGTCATGGTCGGCGGGACCGTGTTCGGGTTCGTCGGCGGCCTGCACTACTGGTGGCCGAAGATGACGGGCAAGCTCTACAACGAGCGGCTCGCGCAGATCGCGTTCTCGCTCGTGTTCACGGGCTTCAACGTCACGTTCTTCACGCAGTTCCTGCTCGGCAGCCACGGCATGCCGCGCCGCTACTACGACTACCTCGACCAGTACCAGCCGCTGCACGGCTTCTCGTCGTTCGGCTCGTACATCCTCGGCGTCGGCTTCGTGATCATGCTCTGGATGTTCATCCAGTCGCTGATGCGCGGCCCGAAGAGCCCGCCGAACCCGTGGGGCAGCGCGGCCTTCGAGTGGCAGACCTCGAGCCCGCCGATCGCGCACAACTTCCACGAGACGCCGATCGTCACGCGCGGCCCGTACGACTACCACCTCGCGACCGAGGAAGAGCTCTACACGGGCTTCCCCGAGGACCGCGTCGAGCGCGTGACCGCGAAGACCGAGAAGGAAGAGGGCTGA